The following is a genomic window from Antechinus flavipes isolate AdamAnt ecotype Samford, QLD, Australia chromosome 3, AdamAnt_v2, whole genome shotgun sequence.
gggaggccCGCCTGGGCGGGATCTCAGAGCCTCCAACCCAAGCGCTTCCTTTCCCAGATCCTCCCATCTGTGGAGCTCTTACTGTGTACCCggcgctgtgctaagtgctgtggaTGCAGAGAGGCAAAAGTCAGCCCTCGGGCTCAGCTGGAGGGAGCCAGCTCCACGTGGGATCAATAGGGAATAACGAACGGGAGGAGGCGGTAGAATTAGGAGGGGAAGGCTTCCCGGAGGAGgaggaattttagttgggactttaaGGAGGCCGGGGAGGTCAGCAGTCTGGAGTGGAGGAGGCCAGTGTTCCAGtcatgggagacagccagaaTGGACTCTTCCTTCAGGGAAGAGGGCAGGGACATTTGGATAGAAATTTATCAAGAACAGGAAGGGACTGTTTGTTTGCCTTATCCTTCGGATTGTTAGTTGATTGTATtgtgaggagagggaaaggaggcacCAGGTGACAAAGGGGGTCCTGAGAAATTATTTGAAAGCGCTTCCCCCCTTCCACTAAGAAATGACATGATTTTCCAAGGATTTTCCCAACTTAGAACTACTGGGCCACAGACAGAAGTTACAGGCACCCATCCATCTCCTGCAGCCTTGGGCTTCGATGAAGTTTCGGGCCTGGACTTGGAGCAGTGGGTGGCAGCTCTGGGCCGAGAGGTCCATGGGATTTGGGACTGAGCCCTTTCCCGTCTTCGGCCCTCACTTCCCCCAAATGTCAATGACGGTGTTTGGGCTGCGCAAAGAATCTCAATATTTCTAGGGTAGTTTTAAGCTAAGTTTGAGATGAAAACTACTTTATAATCACGTAGAGTCCTTTCATGGGTGAAGAGTTTGTTCTATGTTTCAAAAGCCTGGAGGCCCTGAAGGCGGGACtgagcagacagagacagatttgTAGGCGATAGCCCTGAAAGGGATCTTAAGGACTGGTGGAAAGAGAAGTAGCTTTGTATCAGATCACGGCAGCCCCGGGAGTGGCTGTGTGATAAATATCATTAGATAAGGCCCCAGAGTTTGTAAAGGGTTTTGCCTCTCATCCGGTTCTTGCAGCTCTTACTTGTCACCCCCAGGGTTACAGAATCAATAAGGGTCTGAATGGGGACTGGAATCCAGGACTTGCCAGTCCCAGCTCCAACACTCCGGGCTCCCCTGGGAGGGCCACTGGCTGGGGAGACGTGGGAGAAGGCCCATGTAACTGTGCCGTCCATTCCAGTCTGCTTCTTTCAGAGGAAGCTGAGGCTCTCGGAAGCTTACAGGGCCCCTCGTCTAGAGGCCAAAAGAACTTCAGAAGTCATTTTacaaagagggaaactgaggccccaagaggGGAAGTTGCCCCAAGGCCATTGGGTATAACCCTTATAGAGAGGCTTTGAAGCCAGGTCCTGGCACCGGGCAGCGCCCATTCTTGGTTAAACTCTTGGCAGACTATGAGTCTGGGGTCTCCTGCTGTCCCTTCGGGGCCTCTGCTGGGCCGGGGGGCTCCTCCTGAGGAGGTTATAAAGGTGGGGGCCTCTCTCCCTTGCAGCCTTCCTGTCTTGGTTCAGAAATGGCCTCTTGGCCTCGGGCATCGGAGTCATTTCCTTCATGCAGAGCGACATGGGCCGGGAGGCGGCTTACGGTAAGTGCTTAGTGGGGGGTCCGTGCTTGGACGGGACCCCCACCGCAGCCCCGGGTCTGCCCCAGCCCCTCCCtggcccttttccttttctgcacTGGGGGCAAAGGGGATGAAGGGGAGAGAGCAGATCTTTGGGGAGTGAGGTCCTGGTGCCCTGAGCTTTTCTATGAAAGGGGGGGCCACAGAACCCAGGGGGCTATTTCCCAGATTCTGAGGGGCCAAGCTCTGTTCCCTGGAGGCGGGCGCCCTCTGGGtgattccctttctctttcccgcCCCCATGTGCTTCCTGGATTCTGCTCCCTCTGCCCCGCCCCATCCCCGCCTCTCGGGGTCAGCCCCAGGCCAGCCCCCAGCATTGGGGCCAGCTGCCTCCCCGCGTCCTTTCCAGGCCGGGCCCTCCCCAATGTCCTGCCCCGGCCCGCAGATCCCGCTCCAGGCTCCGGGAAGGGGTTTGCCCCCGCTCCCCCGCGGGGCCTCGCCCCTTTCCTCCTTGGGCGGCCTTCCTCCTGCTGCCGAGCCCCGCCCCGCTCGGGTTTCCAGGCCGGGTTCTGCGCTCgccctctctcccacccccagcTCGGTCCCCGCCCCTCTCCCTTCGCCCGGGGCATCCCTCGGCTGGTGGAGCTCTTGTCCTCCTGGGTCCGGTCCCCACCCTTGTCCCCTGGTGCGGTCCCCATCCCGCCCGCGGCCGCActtctcctttcctggggctccTGTTCCCAAACCCCACCGCAGTTTAGTCCCGGTCCTGGACGCCCCCTCCCAGCACGCCCGGCCGGTCCCCACCCCCACTGCGCCCCCGGCCGGCCCCCCCTCCCCTGCCCGGCTGAGCCCCCTCTCCTCTGCCGCAGGCTTCTTCCTCCTGGGCGGCCTGTGCGTGTTCTACGGCGGAGCCTCGTACGTGGCCGGCCTGGCCTCCCTGCGGAGGCCCATGATGCTGTCTCTGGGCGGGGTGCTGGTCGGGGGCGCGGCCGTGGCCTCCGCCGGCCTGCTCTGGGCCTGTGCCGTGGGCCTCTACCTGGGCCAGCTGGAGCTGGAGGTGGAAGGGCCCGAACCCGAGCCGGGGCTGGAGCCCGACGAAGCAGATGAGGAGGAGCCTCCGGCCGGAGCCGGGCCGCCGCGGGGCCAGGCCAAGTGAGGGGCTGCGGGCGCCCCAGAACTATTAAAGGCAGCGCACACTCACCGCAGGCTCCGCGTGGTGGTTTGGGGCGGGAGGCTCGCGTCCCCTCCGCCCCCAGAGACGCCCCGAGTGGGAGCCCCTGCAGGCCTCCTGCCCCCCAGTTCTCCCCCTCATCCCAGGCTCTGACTCTTGCCCTGCCCGAGACTCCAGTGCCGCACGATCTCCCAGTCGGAGCCCACAGTTaacctccctcccctcccccccccagtgCCGGCCCTAATTTCGGGCATCCTGCAAGGCCATCTAGGCCACCCCCATTTTTACGGAGGAGGAGCCCAGGGCCCTGGTGGTTCTGTGACTTGCCAAGTGTGGGACGGGAATCAGGCCGTCCGGCTAAGCCCGGCTCCctgccttccccttcccctctgtTCCTCCCCTGGCACCCTGCtttccgggcctcagtttccccagaaaTGAAGGGTGTGTCTGAAACGGTCTCTGGTGTCCGCTTTGGCTAGTCTGTGCCCCCCATCCGGGATACCTGGGTAGAGATTCTGGGCTCTGCTCATTTAGTCTGATCCCGTTTTGTGGGGCACAAGCAGCAGGCCTGAGAAGGAACGGGATTTGCCCAGTCAGTTTGGAAATGGGCCCCCAGCTCTCCCAAGGCTCCCCCCACCCTGGCTCACAGCCTCCTCCTGACCGCCCCCAACTCAGCAAAAGGGAGGCCAAAAAGCGGTTGGGGAAGAGTTGAGCAATGCTGTTTAATTCTGCCGGAGCCCAGCCCTGGCCCAGCCTCTGGCCGTGACTCGGGGCTCCCTTCGGTGCCCGACTCCTGGGGAGGGAAGCCCATGCTGGAAGGGAGCAGGCCCGTCCCACTTGTCCGCAGTCGCCACGAGCGGCCCCTCAGTCCCCTTTCCTGTCTGGCCCCAGGAAGGGTACGCTGGGGTAGAGAGCCTCGGGAAAAGCCGGCCCGGGGCCGGTTAGCCTGTGGAGGTGCTGATAAACCAGCCCTGGGGTGGGGAGGGCCAGGCCCAGCTCGGCAGGCCCGTATCGGATGGTGCTGGTGTACAGGCCCCGGCCGGGGGCCAGGTAACCGGCGTGGAGCAGAGTGGGTGGGGACGGGGAGTCGGGGGGTGAAGGGGGCCTGTGGAAGGGCTCCCCGGCGTGGTAGGAGGCGGCAAAGCTCCAGGGCCTCATGGTCTCCCGCTTCAAGCTCCCCGCCCGGATGACCGAGGTGAATTCAGGACGGGGCACGGGGTGTCTGGACTCCCCCTCGTCACTGTCCTCCCTGCCTTCCCCGGCCGGCTCTCCTTGGCCGCTGCTTCCTCTGGCTGGCTCCAGTTTGATGCGTTTGCCCCGGATATTATGGGCCCCAGGCTCAGGCTGGGAGGCTCCTTGCTCCCCCTCCACCTGGGCCTTGGACTCTGAAAGAGAAGATTCCTGTTCCAGGCTACAGGCCTGAGGAGGGCAACATTCCCCCGCCCCTTGCACCGCAAATGAAAGGACTGGGAAATGTGGTCTGCAGGGGCCCCTCTGGCTCCCGTGTTCTGTGATTTATGTTCTAACCATCTTCCATCTCTGACAATCTAAGTTCTAAAGCCTTCCAGCTGACATGCCCTGtcctaagggtcctcccagcctTGACATtgcctgttctaagccccctcccagctctgacactctgtgttctaagccccctcccagctctgacatcccctgttctaaggccctcccagccctgacattgcctgttctaagccccctcccagctctgacactctgtgttctaagccacatcccagctctgacactctgtgttctaagccatgtcccagccctgacatcccctgttctaaggcccttccagctctgacatcccctgttctaaggccctcccagccctgacattgcctattctaagccccctcccaactctgacactctgtgttctaagccccctcccagctctgacatcccctgttctaacgcccttccagctctgacatcccctgttctaagccccgtcccacctctgacactctgtgttctaagccccctcccagctctgacatctcttGTTCTCaaccccctcccagccctgcccTGCACTAAGGCCCCTCCCACACCGGATCTTATGTCCTAGGGTGCTTATGATGGGACACTGCTCTGTTTTAAAGTCACTTCCATCCTGGCATTCAGTGATTTTCTGAGACTCTTTCACCACTGACGATCCTGGGGATCTCAGATCCTATCTAGGGGCATCTGCTGTGGGAGTGGGTGGGCTGTGGGAACCAAATTCTGGGGAAAGGGGTAGAATTTGGGGTCCCAAGTCCTCCGCCACCGTGCCTGCCCCCCAGACCTGTCCCTTTCTAGCAGTGGCCCAGGTACCTTTAATCTCGGGTTCCACATCGGAGAGATCCTCCTGGGGGATAACGCTAGGAAGCTGGAAAGTGTCCAAGGCCATGTGGCCGCTTTCCACCTGACTGTGAATGAGGAGCATAGTCACAGGCCGGGTATCCCGGCCCTCATCCCTGCTCCCACTCTGAAGTCTCAGGTTCTTAGAAGGGCTTTGGGCATAACGGGTTCCAGCTGGGGTGACCTGTTCTTCAGAAATGTTTTTGGGGCCCGGGGCCGGCTCTTCAGCTCCCCGACGTGGGCCCTGCCCTTTACCCTGCATTTTGCTGCCTCGCTGCAGAGACCCAGGACTCTGATGAATTCTGTCACAAGTAGATGGaagtttcctccctccccacGACCGAGtcctcccccgccccctccccccggaCAGTGGCTCGGTCCTTCCTTACCTGAGGATGTAGCTGACCCAGACGACGTGGCGCTCGCCCGGGCTCTTGCCACTGATGGCCACCGTGGCCACAGACTGGAGCCAGATGAAGCCCCCAGCCCTCTGCAGCCATCGGTAATAGCCCGTCACCACCTGCCCTTTGTCCAGCACTGGCCCGAGAGGGAAAGGCCGAGGCAGAGACGAGTGTCGATCCAAGCCGGGATCGGGAGATGGAGTTGGGAGTGGGGAAACACAAGGGGGGAGGGGATGCAGGTCAGATAACAGTggaaaaagggagagatgggCAGAGATTGGAGAGACATGGATGGGAAGAGACAGAGGACAGGGGGATGATCCGAAATGGGAAGAGAAggtatggagagagacagaggcaccGTATGGCCGAGAAACAAGAAGTATTAAGGgacacacaaacaaataaatgaaggtGGAAAAGAGACCAACGGACAATAAGAATCCGAGAGGTAGAGATACGTCTAGAGAGAGGGATCTTGGGGATTCTCAAGGGGAGGGCAAGAGATTCCTGACTCAACTTTGGTCCTTCTACTGAAGGATTCCTCTGAGGACAAAATGAGGGTGAGCAGGACTGAGGGAGTGTGGGCCACTGGGGTACGAGCTAAGAAAGGCATTCCCCAGGGGGAGGTTCCTGGAGATGGGGGGGTCAGTGAGGGACAGAGGGGGTTCACGCACAGTCCAGGTGGCTCTGGCGAATCCCAGCCACGTCCTCCCCGTGGATATACTGGTAGCAGCTTCGTCCGATCAGTTCTGAGGGACCCACGTCCATGTAGTCACTGATCCTGCCAGGGACCCAGATGGACTGAATTAGCATGAGACGTCCCAACTCCTCTCTCCAACCCCCGGCTGTCTTCCCATCCCTCTAACCCTCTTCTCATGTTCCACCTCCCATCCCGAGCCCTATTTTCCTCATCCCCTCAACCATTCTCTCCGTAGGTCATCTCTCTaccttccaccccctcctctctttccatcCATCTCTTTCCCATCAtccatctctcttttcccttgACTCTTCTCGTCTTTCTGTCCTTCTTTCACCTTTTGCAGAATCATAATCTGAATATTGGAAAAGGCTTCAGCAACGATCTACCACATCCttctcctgaaaaaaaatttctattcaaaCGTTTCTGACAAATGACCGTAGTCTGCATGGAGACCTCTAAGGAAGACCTCCCAAAGTACCCCGTTCTCCTTTTGGATGGCTCTAACTGGcagaaagtttttcctgattcaagATTGAATTTTCTTCTTAGCATCTTGAACTCATTGCTCCTGGGTTTGCCCTCTGgggtcaaataaaacaaatctagcCCCTCTTCCATGATAGCTCTTCAAACATGTCAACATAACAATTATTCCCCCCAGAATCTTGTCTTCAGGCTGTGTATTTCTGGTTCGTTCAATCAATCTCCAGATGGTCTTGACTCAAATCCCATCATTATCCTGGTTGTTCTCTTCTGGACACTCTAGCTTAATAAtggcctttttaatttgatgcaaaAAAGTGAATAGACCACTCCATTCTGacttctccctttttcattttactattttttcttccccatctctttAACTTTAGTCTATCTGCCTCCATCCCCTCCTCAGCTGCTTATCTTCCATTATAATATCTCCATCGTCCAATCCCGTCCCTGAATCCCCATCCCTCCACGATCATCTCTCTGTCCTCAGATAACCACAGATCACCTTATCCATCCACTAAAGCTCCTTCATCCACCTCCTCATCTCCAACTTTGTCCTTTGGATTCATTCCCATCTCTTCCTGAGTTTCTTAATCTCCAGCTTCCCATCCATTGCCGCCCATCCATTCTTTATCCAGCTCGCTgtctctctttgacttctttgacacattcatccctccttcctttctcaaatctgcctctccatcatttcttttccccatctctTCACCCATACTTCAAGTTTTTCCTCTTCTATCCATTATCTACCAATGCCCATTTCTCTTATCTTCCATTTCTCATTTCCCCATTTCCTCCTTTTACCTTTGTTGTCCTTTCTTCTGTCCCATTCCTCTTTTACCCATTTCCAAATTTACATCTTTCCATGCTTATTTCCCTACTGTTTCCATCTTTCTCCCCATTCTCATCTCCTGacttcccttctcttcattccatttctgtctctgtctatttctgtctgtctctatctgtctttctctctgtctctatctctctgtcagtcttgtctctttctttctctgtcttgtctctgtctctctgtctctgtctctttctgtctctctctctctcgctgtctctgtttgtctctatgtctctgtctctctgtctctctctctcacatacacaaacacatctTCCCATCTCACTATCCCTGCTTTCCACTTCCACtgattcattctttatatttcctcCATTTCCCATCATTCTAACCCCACATTCCCACTCTTTCCCCACTTCTTCATTCTCCAAGCTCCTCTTCTTAACTGACCTCCAAATGTGTAAATTGAACACATTTGACCATCCACATCTGGGTAAAAGAAATTAGGATGGGTCAACATAGAACACACATTCAACTTTCAGACAGGtttgatgaggaggaagaaaaggcatTAAATCCATCAAAATAAGTAGAGTCTCTTGTTTCTTCTTGCCATTCCAGGCTAAACTTCcccatctttcttcctctcattccTCTGTCTCCTCTCCTCACGTAAATCTATTTCCCACCCATCTCTCCCCCCATTTCTCAGTCTCTACCCCTCCCCATCACTTCACTTCTCAGCCCTCTCACCTGCTCTCACAGGAGATGATGGTCAAGGCCAGGCTGAGGCGAAAGACAAGCGTGTGGCCGTGCAAGGGAAGTTCGCTGAGTGGGGCTGGGGGCAGGGTGTGGCCCAGGGCTACGAGACCCAAAGCTTGGCCCCTTCGGGCCGTCAACAGCTGAGTCCTGAGGCGGCCGGTCACGTGGATTACCTGTGAGACAGGAGGCACACCTGGGTAGTGGAGGGGTGTGGCCAGGGGAGGCGAGGGATGCAGAGCCGAAGGTGCAATGCTTCTCTTTTACAAGGGAGAAAAACAATTTCCCTGGGAAATTGCCATTTCCCTGGCTCCCACCTGGAACTGGAACCAGGCCTGCTGAGTCCAAATCCGTGGCTGTGAAGCTGGATGAGGACCAGAGCAGTTGGGCAGAAGAGGGCAGAT
Proteins encoded in this region:
- the TMEM160 gene encoding transmembrane protein 160, which produces MGGGGCWWWGRAARLARRPGFRGALLLAAPKRGRAGRGSFGPGPGARAAASPPPVSELDRADAWLLRKAHETAFLSWFRNGLLASGIGVISFMQSDMGREAAYGFFLLGGLCVFYGGASYVAGLASLRRPMMLSLGGVLVGGAAVASAGLLWACAVGLYLGQLELEVEGPEPEPGLEPDEADEEEPPAGAGPPRGQAK
- the NPAS1 gene encoding neuronal PAS domain-containing protein 1, producing the protein MAAHFSGSEVKCVSVEWDFLQGLLVKAPPAPCLQALRKEKSRNAARSRRGKENFEFYELAKTLPLPSAITSQLDKASIVRLSITYLRLRDFAALGDPPWSPPRADPPPVPVSGASGRRETSALFTDLFEQHLGGHILQSLDGFVFALNQEGKFLYISETVSIYLGLSQVELTGSSVFDYVHPGDHSEVLEQLGLRAPPPGPGAPPSGPSSSSSSSSSSSASSISEAPEIAGPPVITPRSQPGSLERSFFVRMKSTLTKRGLHVKASGYKVIHVTGRLRTQLLTARRGQALGLVALGHTLPPAPLSELPLHGHTLVFRLSLALTIISCESRISDYMDVGPSELIGRSCYQYIHGEDVAGIRQSHLDLLDKGQVVTGYYRWLQRAGGFIWLQSVATVAISGKSPGERHVVWVSYILSQVESGHMALDTFQLPSVIPQEDLSDVEPEIKESKAQVEGEQGASQPEPGAHNIRGKRIKLEPARGSSGQGEPAGEGREDSDEGESRHPVPRPEFTSVIRAGSLKRETMRPWSFAASYHAGEPFHRPPSPPDSPSPPTLLHAGYLAPGRGLYTSTIRYGPAELGLALPTPGLVYQHLHRLTGPGPAFPEALYPSVPFLGPDRKGD